Proteins from one Thioflavicoccus mobilis 8321 genomic window:
- a CDS encoding heparinase II/III family protein: protein MRLWRTVRHLKPVQVYGRAWFRLARPKPDLSPAPALRVLAGCWVSPAARPPSMTGPRAFRFLNVDGAQDEIGWDGPEREKLWRYNQHYFDDLNAEGAANRVQWHRALIEEWIGANPPGQGTGWEPYPTSLRIVNWIKWALAGNPLSAEARWSLAVQARWLIRRLEWHLLGNHLFANAKALLFAGSVFAGPEAERWLARGEAILARQMPEQILPDGGHFELSTMYHALALEDMLDLVNLARTRGGTAPELAVSGMLRWLAAMCHPDGQIAFFNDAAFGVAPVPAALIAYAERLGFSAPAEPGPLTWHEDTGYARLAAGPAVLLADLARIGPEYLPGHAHADTLSFELSLYGQRVIVNGGTSVYGYGPERSRQRGTAAHSTATVAGADSSEVWGGFRVARRAYPFDLRVTEDPDGALSATGAHDGYRRLPGAPVHRRDWRLTARGLSVSDSVNPAASAEARYLLAPGIQVETTGVREGTLSLHDGESIRWRADGGPVRIEPARWHHAFGQSQDTQCLVLPLADGASRMTFDWS, encoded by the coding sequence ATGCGCCTGTGGCGCACCGTGCGGCATCTGAAACCGGTACAGGTCTATGGCCGGGCGTGGTTTCGCCTCGCCCGGCCCAAGCCCGATCTTTCGCCCGCTCCCGCGCTGCGGGTACTGGCCGGCTGCTGGGTCTCGCCGGCAGCGCGGCCACCCAGCATGACCGGGCCGCGTGCATTCCGGTTTCTGAATGTGGATGGCGCGCAGGACGAGATTGGCTGGGACGGGCCCGAGCGCGAGAAGCTCTGGCGTTACAACCAGCACTATTTCGACGATCTGAACGCCGAGGGTGCGGCCAACCGAGTCCAATGGCACCGGGCGCTGATCGAGGAGTGGATCGGCGCGAACCCGCCGGGCCAGGGTACGGGGTGGGAGCCGTATCCGACCTCGCTGCGGATCGTGAATTGGATCAAATGGGCATTGGCCGGGAATCCATTGTCGGCCGAGGCGAGATGGTCGCTCGCCGTGCAGGCCCGGTGGCTGATACGCCGGTTGGAGTGGCATCTCCTTGGCAACCACCTGTTTGCCAACGCTAAGGCGCTGCTCTTTGCGGGTAGCGTCTTCGCCGGCCCTGAAGCCGAGCGGTGGCTCGCGCGCGGTGAGGCCATCCTGGCTCGGCAGATGCCCGAGCAGATCTTGCCGGACGGCGGCCATTTCGAGCTGAGCACCATGTATCATGCGCTCGCGCTCGAGGACATGCTCGACCTCGTGAATCTCGCGCGGACTCGGGGCGGGACGGCGCCCGAATTGGCGGTGTCAGGCATGTTGCGCTGGCTTGCGGCGATGTGCCATCCCGACGGTCAAATCGCCTTCTTCAACGATGCGGCCTTTGGTGTCGCGCCGGTCCCCGCCGCTTTGATCGCCTATGCCGAAAGGCTGGGCTTCTCCGCGCCCGCTGAACCCGGCCCGCTGACGTGGCACGAGGACACCGGCTATGCGCGGCTCGCGGCCGGCCCCGCGGTGCTGCTTGCCGACCTCGCCCGGATCGGCCCCGAATATCTCCCCGGCCATGCCCATGCCGATACGCTGAGCTTCGAGCTCTCGCTCTATGGCCAACGGGTGATCGTTAACGGTGGCACTTCGGTCTATGGCTACGGACCAGAGCGGTCCCGCCAGCGCGGGACGGCGGCCCACAGCACCGCCACTGTCGCGGGTGCGGATTCCTCCGAGGTCTGGGGTGGTTTCCGCGTCGCCCGCCGGGCCTATCCATTCGATCTGCGCGTCACCGAAGACCCGGACGGCGCCTTGTCCGCTACCGGTGCCCACGACGGCTATCGCCGGCTGCCCGGCGCTCCTGTCCATCGGCGAGATTGGCGGCTCACCGCACGCGGCCTGAGCGTCTCGGATAGCGTCAATCCGGCGGCATCGGCGGAGGCGCGGTATCTGTTGGCTCCTGGCATACAGGTCGAGACGACCGGCGTGCGCGAGGGCACGCTCTCGCTTCACGACGGCGAGTCGATCCGCTGGCGGGCCGATGGCGGCCCGGTTCGGATCGAGCCGGCTCGTTGGCACCACGCCTTCGGACAGAGCCAGGATACTCAATGCCTTGTGTTGCCGCTTGCTGACGGCGCAAGCCGCATGACCTTCGATTGGAGCTGA
- the wecB gene encoding non-hydrolyzing UDP-N-acetylglucosamine 2-epimerase — protein sequence MLIDIIAGARPNFMKVAPIIRALQIREAAGGPLRYRLVHTGQHYDPRLSGAFFEQLGIPVPDVNLEVGSGTQAEQTAALMTRYERLLLETPSRLCLVVGDVTSTMACAIAAQKLCILVAHVEGGIRSGDWSMPEEINRMVTDSITNWFFTTSEFANANLRKAGVEDERIFFVGNTMIDTLLANLERLRPPAFWDELGLQPGGYFVLTLHRPANVDQETALARMLAAIAAGTRGLPVIFPVHPRTEKTMRELAERPANLHLVEPQPYLEFNYLAKHAKAVITDSGGITEETTVMGVPCLTLRDTTERPETVSLGTNVLVGTDPARLGPVLDRLFAGDWQTGGVPPLWDGRAGERIVAALEGVLSEDRDCPSPLVRAW from the coding sequence ATGTTGATCGATATTATCGCCGGCGCGCGGCCGAACTTTATGAAGGTAGCGCCCATCATCCGCGCCTTGCAGATACGGGAGGCCGCGGGCGGGCCACTACGCTATCGCCTGGTGCATACCGGCCAGCACTATGACCCCCGCCTGTCGGGGGCCTTTTTCGAACAGTTGGGCATCCCGGTGCCGGATGTGAACCTGGAGGTGGGTTCGGGCACCCAGGCCGAGCAGACGGCAGCGCTCATGACCCGCTACGAGCGTTTGCTGCTCGAGACGCCTTCCAGGCTCTGTCTGGTCGTGGGGGATGTCACCTCGACGATGGCCTGCGCCATCGCGGCGCAGAAGCTGTGCATCCTGGTGGCCCATGTGGAGGGCGGCATCCGCTCGGGCGACTGGAGTATGCCCGAGGAGATCAACCGGATGGTGACGGACAGCATCACCAACTGGTTCTTCACGACCAGCGAGTTCGCCAACGCCAACCTGCGCAAGGCTGGGGTCGAGGACGAGCGCATCTTCTTCGTCGGCAACACCATGATCGATACCCTGTTGGCCAACCTGGAGCGGCTGCGGCCGCCGGCCTTCTGGGATGAGCTGGGCTTGCAGCCGGGCGGTTATTTCGTCCTTACGCTGCATCGGCCGGCGAATGTCGATCAGGAGACGGCGCTCGCGCGGATGCTGGCGGCGATCGCCGCAGGCACTCGCGGTTTGCCGGTCATCTTCCCCGTTCATCCGCGCACAGAGAAGACCATGCGCGAGCTCGCCGAGCGGCCCGCGAACCTGCACCTGGTCGAGCCGCAGCCCTACCTGGAGTTCAACTACCTGGCCAAGCATGCCAAGGCCGTGATCACGGATTCGGGTGGCATCACCGAGGAGACTACGGTGATGGGTGTGCCCTGCCTCACGCTGCGCGATACGACCGAGCGGCCGGAGACGGTGAGCCTAGGGACCAACGTGCTGGTCGGCACGGACCCGGCGCGGCTCGGGCCGGTGCTCGATAGGCTGTTCGCGGGAGACTGGCAGACTGGCGGTGTACCGCCCTTGTGGGATGGGCGCGCGGGCGAGCGGATCGTGGCGGCGTTGGAGGGGGTGTTGTCAGAGGACAGGGACTGTCCATCCCCCCTGGTCAGGGCCTGGTAG
- a CDS encoding type IV toxin-antitoxin system AbiEi family antitoxin domain-containing protein yields MQTLTEVIIAAGWRGRVLSETQLARLLDGSAQRRYNLVNRALRRGELVRLRRGRYRLAAAVGGTAPHPFVVAQALRAGSYVSFESALSFHGLIREAVPATLSVVPGRRRDEMSVPGQGSFLFWPLALNPGYFLEGVGRVVFDGQAALVARPLRALLDRCCLLRSDWPGVEALLQGLRIDPDGLAALWDDELEALRPVYRHRRMCAVIDAMQEAWAV; encoded by the coding sequence ATGCAAACCCTGACCGAAGTCATCATCGCGGCGGGCTGGCGAGGGCGCGTCCTCAGCGAGACGCAGTTGGCGCGATTGCTCGATGGTTCGGCGCAGCGACGTTACAACCTGGTCAATCGGGCACTGCGCCGCGGCGAGTTGGTCCGCCTGCGGCGCGGGCGCTATCGATTGGCCGCCGCCGTCGGCGGCACGGCGCCGCATCCCTTCGTGGTCGCGCAGGCATTGCGGGCCGGATCCTATGTGTCGTTCGAGTCGGCGCTGAGTTTTCATGGTTTGATTCGGGAGGCCGTGCCCGCAACGCTGTCCGTGGTTCCGGGTCGGCGGCGCGACGAGATGTCGGTTCCTGGTCAGGGATCCTTTCTGTTCTGGCCGCTGGCGCTGAATCCGGGGTACTTTCTCGAAGGGGTCGGGCGGGTCGTGTTCGATGGGCAGGCGGCGCTCGTGGCCCGGCCGTTGCGCGCCTTGCTCGATCGCTGCTGCCTGTTGAGATCGGATTGGCCGGGGGTCGAGGCGCTGTTGCAGGGTCTGCGTATCGACCCGGATGGCCTGGCCGCTTTGTGGGACGATGAATTGGAAGCCTTGCGGCCAGTCTATCGGCATCGACGCATGTGTGCGGTGATCGACGCGATGCAAGAGGCATGGGCGGTATGA
- a CDS encoding nucleotidyl transferase AbiEii/AbiGii toxin family protein, which yields MGGMIDLLRQRLADYDAIDARQEEQALEEILQEVVLYALWRADFFDVAAFQGGTSLRLLHGLRRFSEDLDFILRSPNADFAWRSYFGVLVEVLAEFGVRCELIDRRHRDRAVRQAMLKDDSIARQLDLSFYRGAPGRKLKIKLEIDTCPPGGSGFECRYLDFPLDFELCIQDLPSNFALKIHALLCRSDLDGRDWFDFGWYVALGVTPNLPHLQAALDQYGSWQGQGVTLDRTWLESALLDRIRAIEWPMAARDVAPFLAAPEQAGLKLWGERFFAAKVAKLGLGL from the coding sequence ATGGGCGGTATGATCGATCTGCTGCGCCAGCGGCTAGCTGACTATGACGCGATCGATGCGCGGCAGGAAGAGCAGGCGCTGGAGGAGATTCTGCAGGAGGTTGTACTCTACGCCCTCTGGCGTGCCGATTTTTTCGACGTCGCGGCCTTTCAGGGGGGCACCAGTCTGCGATTGCTGCATGGCCTGCGACGCTTCTCGGAGGATCTCGACTTCATCCTGAGATCGCCGAACGCTGATTTTGCCTGGCGTAGCTACTTTGGCGTGTTGGTCGAGGTGCTCGCCGAGTTCGGGGTGCGGTGCGAGCTGATCGATCGCCGCCATAGGGATCGCGCGGTACGCCAGGCCATGCTCAAGGACGATTCCATTGCGCGCCAACTCGATCTGTCCTTCTATCGCGGCGCGCCGGGGCGCAAGCTCAAGATCAAGCTGGAGATCGATACCTGCCCGCCGGGCGGTTCTGGATTCGAGTGCCGCTACCTCGACTTCCCACTCGACTTCGAGCTGTGCATCCAGGATCTGCCGAGCAATTTCGCGTTGAAGATTCACGCGCTCCTCTGCCGTTCCGACCTCGATGGTCGGGATTGGTTCGATTTCGGCTGGTACGTCGCCCTGGGCGTGACACCGAATCTTCCGCATCTCCAAGCCGCGCTCGATCAGTATGGCTCGTGGCAGGGGCAGGGCGTGACGCTGGATCGGACCTGGTTGGAGTCGGCCTTGCTCGACCGCATTCGCGCGATCGAATGGCCGATGGCCGCGCGCGACGTGGCGCCTTTCCTGGCGGCGCCCGAGCAGGCCGGCTTGAAGTTGTGGGGCGAGCGGTTTTTCGCTGCCAAGGTCGCGAAACTGGGGCTTGGGCTGTGA
- a CDS encoding Gfo/Idh/MocA family protein, translating into MGGGRIIGEACHFIDLMCFLAGSPIVSVQARAMGAAPGVAVTEDKAALLLGFADGSFGTIHYLANGAASFPKERIEVFCAGRVLQLDNFRRLIGDGWPGFKGLNLWRQDKGQKGCAAAFLDAIVQGRPAPIPPEEIFEVARVSIEVAEMVRT; encoded by the coding sequence ATCGGTGGCGGGCGGATCATCGGCGAGGCGTGCCATTTCATCGATCTGATGTGTTTTCTCGCGGGCAGCCCGATCGTCTCGGTGCAGGCGCGCGCGATGGGCGCGGCGCCCGGCGTGGCCGTGACCGAGGACAAGGCGGCGCTCCTGCTGGGGTTCGCGGACGGCTCGTTCGGGACCATCCATTATCTGGCCAATGGCGCGGCGAGCTTCCCGAAGGAGCGTATCGAGGTCTTCTGCGCCGGGCGGGTGCTGCAACTGGACAACTTCCGCCGTCTGATCGGCGATGGCTGGCCGGGCTTCAAGGGCCTGAATCTGTGGCGCCAGGACAAGGGCCAGAAGGGCTGCGCGGCGGCCTTCCTGGACGCCATTGTCCAGGGCCGGCCCGCGCCGATCCCGCCGGAAGAGATCTTCGAGGTAGCGCGGGTGAGTATCGAGGTGGCGGAGATGGTGCGTACCTAA
- a CDS encoding CopG family antitoxin → MANRLSISKAECYRNIGDYWDQHDATESGKQEPAEFDVNLVSQRHYVAIDHELRMRIRILAKRRGISDETLVNLFLRDRIEEVDRGRQP, encoded by the coding sequence ATGGCTAATCGCTTATCCATATCAAAAGCGGAATGCTATCGAAATATTGGCGACTATTGGGATCAGCACGATGCTACCGAAAGCGGCAAACAAGAACCGGCTGAGTTCGATGTGAATCTTGTGTCGCAGCGACATTATGTCGCTATCGATCATGAGCTTCGCATGAGGATTCGTATCCTGGCCAAGCGGCGCGGCATTAGCGATGAAACGCTGGTCAATTTGTTTCTCAGGGATCGAATCGAGGAAGTGGATCGGGGTCGGCAGCCTTGA
- a CDS encoding glycosyltransferase family 4 protein, with amino-acid sequence MNILFLTDNFPPEVNAPASRTFEHCREWVRAGHEVTVICTAPNFPKGELFAGYRNRLWQWEAIEGIRVLRVWTYITANVGFAKRTLDYLSFMVSGFLAGLLVRRPDVIVGTSPQFFTNCTGWALSLFRRRPFVFELRDLWPESIKTVGAMEDSVWLQAMERLELFLYRRSAAVVSVTESFKRNLISRGIDSDKIHVVTNGVDLSRFHLLAPDLALREQLGIPAKAFVAGYIGTHGMAHALETVLEAAAMMRSDSDSGRKPDARAMNDSLAIQPIYFLLLGDGARKQALKTKAAEMGLDNLIFVDTVPKAEVPRYWSLLDVSIIHLRKADNFTQVIPSKLFECMGMGIPVLHGVAGESAEIVQREGVGLVFEPENAQALCGGVLRLAQDRALYGDLREHCLAAASRYDRSTLARRMLALLERLA; translated from the coding sequence ATGAACATCCTCTTTCTAACCGACAACTTCCCACCCGAAGTCAACGCACCGGCCTCGCGCACCTTCGAGCACTGCCGTGAATGGGTGCGGGCAGGCCACGAGGTGACGGTTATCTGCACCGCGCCGAACTTCCCGAAGGGTGAACTGTTCGCGGGCTATCGCAACCGGTTGTGGCAGTGGGAGGCGATCGAAGGCATTCGCGTGTTGCGCGTCTGGACCTATATCACCGCCAATGTGGGCTTCGCCAAGCGCACGCTGGATTATCTGTCGTTCATGGTCAGCGGTTTTCTGGCTGGACTGCTGGTGCGGCGGCCGGACGTCATCGTCGGCACCTCGCCCCAGTTTTTTACCAACTGCACGGGTTGGGCGCTATCGCTGTTCCGGCGCCGGCCGTTCGTGTTCGAGTTGCGCGATTTGTGGCCGGAATCGATCAAGACCGTTGGCGCGATGGAGGACTCGGTCTGGCTGCAAGCGATGGAACGTCTGGAGCTGTTCCTGTATCGCAGATCCGCGGCAGTGGTGTCGGTCACCGAATCCTTCAAGCGCAACCTGATCAGCCGCGGTATCGACAGCGACAAGATCCATGTCGTGACCAACGGGGTGGATTTGAGCCGCTTCCATCTCTTGGCGCCCGATCTGGCGCTGCGCGAGCAGCTCGGCATCCCCGCGAAGGCCTTCGTCGCGGGCTACATCGGCACGCACGGGATGGCGCACGCGCTGGAGACGGTATTGGAGGCGGCAGCGATGATGCGGTCGGATTCCGATTCCGGCCGCAAGCCCGACGCTCGCGCCATGAACGACAGCCTCGCGATCCAACCCATTTATTTTCTCCTGCTCGGCGACGGTGCGCGCAAGCAGGCGCTGAAGACCAAGGCGGCCGAGATGGGTCTCGATAACCTGATCTTCGTCGATACCGTGCCCAAGGCCGAGGTTCCACGTTATTGGTCTCTGCTCGATGTGTCGATCATCCACCTGCGCAAGGCCGATAACTTCACTCAGGTGATCCCTTCGAAGCTGTTCGAGTGCATGGGCATGGGCATCCCGGTGTTGCACGGCGTGGCAGGCGAGTCCGCCGAGATCGTGCAGCGCGAGGGCGTGGGTCTGGTGTTCGAGCCGGAGAACGCCCAGGCCCTATGTGGTGGCGTGCTGCGCCTGGCGCAGGATCGGGCACTCTACGGCGATCTGCGCGAGCACTGCCTGGCGGCGGCCTCGCGTTACGATCGCAGCACCTTGGCGCGGAGAATGCTGGCCCTCTTGGAGAGACTGGCGTAA
- a CDS encoding IS3 family transposase (programmed frameshift), with amino-acid sequence MNKSKKFSPEVRERAVRLVQEHRGEYPSLWAAIESIAPKIGCVPQTLLDWVKRHEIESGMREGVTTAEAQRVKELEREVKELRRANEILKLASAFFGPGGARPPFEVMYGLVDAHRDTHGVEPICKVLQVAPSAYRRYAARCRDASLLSARAKRDEALRSRIEQVWDANRQVYGADKVWKQMNREGVEVARCTVERLMRGLALRGVRRGKEARTTVTDRKASCPLDKVNRQFRAERPNQLWVSDFTYVSTWQGWLYVAFVVDVFARRIVGWRVSTSMSTDFVLDALEQALYARQPERDGKLIHHSDRGSQYVSIRYSERLSEAGVEPSVGSKGDSYDNPLAETINGLYKAELIHRRAPWKTREAVELATLEWVSWFNHHRLLEPIGYIPPAEAEANYYLQLTRQTSAVEA; translated from the exons ATGAACAAGTCAAAGAAGTTCTCCCCTGAGGTGCGTGAGCGGGCGGTTCGCCTGGTGCAGGAACATCGTGGCGAGTACCCGTCGCTGTGGGCAGCAATCGAGTCGATCGCCCCGAAGATCGGTTGTGTGCCACAGACCTTGCTGGACTGGGTCAAACGTCATGAGATTGAGTCAGGCATGCGCGAGGGCGTCACCACGGCCGAGGCGCAACGCGTCAAGGAGCTGGAACGTGAGGTCAAGGAGCTTCGCCGTGCCAACGAAATCCTGAAGCTTGCGAGCGCGTTTTTCG GCCCAGGCGGAGCTCGACCGCCGTTTGAAGTGATGTACGGTCTCGTCGACGCACACCGCGACACCCATGGGGTCGAGCCGATCTGCAAGGTTCTGCAGGTTGCCCCGTCGGCCTATCGCCGGTACGCGGCGCGCTGCAGGGATGCTTCTTTGCTGAGCGCCAGGGCGAAACGGGACGAGGCCCTGCGGTCCCGGATCGAACAAGTCTGGGATGCCAACCGGCAGGTCTATGGCGCGGACAAGGTCTGGAAGCAGATGAACCGCGAAGGCGTGGAGGTGGCGCGCTGCACGGTCGAACGCCTGATGCGCGGGCTCGCCCTGAGAGGAGTGAGGCGCGGCAAGGAGGCGCGCACCACCGTGACAGACCGCAAGGCGTCGTGCCCGCTGGACAAGGTCAATCGGCAGTTCCGTGCCGAGCGACCGAATCAGCTTTGGGTATCGGACTTCACCTATGTCTCGACCTGGCAGGGCTGGTTGTACGTAGCCTTCGTCGTCGACGTGTTCGCCAGACGGATCGTGGGCTGGCGCGTGAGCACGTCGATGAGCACCGACTTCGTGCTCGACGCGCTGGAACAGGCGCTTTACGCGCGCCAACCTGAGCGCGACGGCAAGCTGATTCATCACTCGGATCGCGGGTCGCAATACGTGTCCATCCGGTACAGCGAGCGACTGAGCGAGGCCGGCGTCGAGCCTTCGGTGGGCAGCAAGGGCGACAGCTACGACAACCCCTTGGCCGAGACCATCAACGGGCTGTACAAGGCTGAACTGATCCATCGGCGTGCGCCGTGGAAGACCCGGGAGGCGGTGGAACTGGCCACGCTCGAATGGGTGTCCTGGTTCAACCACCACCGCCTGCTGGAACCCATCGGCTACATTCCGCCTGCAGAGGCCGAGGCAAACTACTATCTGCAACTCACCCGTCAGACCTCCGCTGTGGAGGCCTGA
- a CDS encoding MBL fold metallo-hydrolase RNA specificity domain-containing protein, with amino-acid sequence MLIPAFSIGRTQKLLYELEDLFHDHGYGARGHAGARPRTAWQGLQVVLDSPLAVDFTAGYRRLRRYWDEEARERVSAGRDPLAFEQLVTVERHVDHLRMVDYLARRHQPAVVIAASGMCAGGRVVNYLKAMLGDPRHDILFVGYQAAGTPGRDIQHYGPRGGCVVLDGARYDIRAQIHTIGGYSAHADQQDLVDFVIGIPTPPGEIRLVHGDAVAKATLAARLRVAVGDVKVVVPG; translated from the coding sequence GTGCTGATTCCGGCCTTCAGCATCGGACGCACCCAGAAGCTGCTCTACGAACTGGAAGACCTTTTCCACGACCATGGTTACGGCGCCCGAGGACACGCCGGCGCCCGGCCGCGCACCGCGTGGCAGGGATTGCAGGTGGTGCTCGACTCGCCGCTGGCTGTTGATTTCACCGCCGGCTACCGGCGTCTGCGCCGCTACTGGGACGAGGAGGCGCGCGAGCGGGTGAGTGCCGGTCGCGATCCGTTGGCCTTCGAACAGCTGGTCACCGTCGAGCGGCACGTCGACCACCTGCGTATGGTCGACTATTTGGCTCGCCGCCATCAGCCGGCAGTGGTCATCGCGGCCAGCGGGATGTGTGCCGGGGGGCGCGTGGTCAACTACCTGAAGGCGATGCTCGGCGACCCGCGCCACGACATCCTTTTCGTCGGCTATCAGGCGGCCGGCACGCCGGGGCGTGACATCCAGCATTATGGTCCGCGGGGTGGTTGCGTAGTGCTCGATGGCGCGCGTTATGACATCCGCGCCCAGATCCACACCATCGGCGGCTACTCCGCCCATGCCGACCAGCAAGATTTGGTCGATTTCGTTATCGGCATTCCGACCCCGCCGGGCGAGATCCGGCTGGTGCATGGCGATGCCGTCGCAAAGGCGACGCTGGCCGCCAGGCTGCGCGTCGCGGTAGGGGATGTGAAGGTCGTCGTGCCAGGCTGA
- the erpA gene encoding iron-sulfur cluster insertion protein ErpA, with protein sequence MSVDAVATENPLVFTRSAAAKVAELISEEGIPGLMLRVYIQGGGCSGFQYGFTFEETVQEGDTEVVTDGVRLLVDPMSMQYLDGAEIDYTEGLQGDQFVIRNPNASTTCGCGSSFSA encoded by the coding sequence ATGAGCGTTGATGCAGTGGCTACAGAAAATCCGCTTGTTTTCACCCGGTCCGCCGCGGCGAAGGTTGCGGAATTGATATCGGAGGAAGGCATCCCCGGGCTGATGTTGCGCGTCTACATCCAGGGCGGCGGTTGTTCCGGGTTTCAGTACGGCTTCACCTTCGAAGAAACGGTCCAAGAGGGGGATACCGAGGTCGTGACCGACGGTGTCCGGCTGCTCGTCGACCCGATGAGCATGCAGTACCTCGATGGTGCCGAGATCGACTATACCGAGGGTCTTCAGGGTGACCAGTTCGTGATTCGCAATCCGAACGCGTCTACGACCTGTGGTTGCGGCTCTTCGTTCTCTGCCTGA
- the tyrS gene encoding tyrosine--tRNA ligase — protein MHLSVESTDQAVELIERGTDEILTEEGLHKKLALGRPLRVKAGFDPTAPDLHLGHTVLINKMRQFQDLGHEVLFLIGDFTGMIGDPTGKNVTRKPLSREEVLENARTYEQQIFRILDPGRTQVVFNSSWMATMPAADLVGLAAKHTVARMLERDDFAKRFRGGQPIAIHEFLYPLVQGYDSVALRADVELGGTDQKFNLLVGRQLQESFGQAPQVVITMPLLEGLDGVQKMSKSLGNYVGITEPPGEMFGKLMSISDDLMWRYFELLSFRSMSEINDWRKAVADGANPRDVKFRLGEELVDRFHGAGAGAQARKDFIARFQQGAMPEDMPEVELAGESGALPIANVLRDAGLAASTSEAMRLVKQGAVRIDGERIEDPRLQCAAGPSRVFQIGKRRFAKVSIL, from the coding sequence ATGCACCTATCTGTGGAGTCTACCGACCAAGCGGTCGAGTTGATCGAGCGCGGTACCGACGAGATCTTGACCGAGGAGGGGCTGCACAAGAAGCTCGCGCTCGGTCGTCCGCTGCGTGTCAAGGCTGGATTCGATCCGACGGCGCCGGATCTGCATCTCGGCCACACTGTCCTCATCAACAAGATGCGGCAGTTTCAGGACCTCGGCCACGAGGTCCTCTTCTTGATCGGGGATTTCACCGGCATGATCGGCGATCCGACCGGCAAGAATGTAACCCGCAAGCCGCTGTCGCGCGAGGAGGTCCTGGAGAACGCCCGCACCTACGAGCAGCAGATCTTCCGCATCCTGGACCCGGGCCGCACCCAGGTCGTGTTCAACTCCAGCTGGATGGCGACGATGCCGGCCGCCGATCTGGTGGGGCTCGCGGCCAAACATACGGTGGCGCGTATGCTGGAGCGCGACGACTTCGCCAAACGCTTCCGGGGTGGTCAGCCGATCGCGATCCACGAGTTCCTGTATCCGCTCGTGCAGGGCTACGACTCGGTCGCCCTGCGCGCGGACGTGGAGTTGGGTGGGACCGACCAAAAGTTCAACCTCCTGGTCGGACGCCAGCTCCAGGAATCTTTCGGGCAGGCGCCCCAGGTCGTCATCACGATGCCGCTCTTGGAAGGGCTCGACGGCGTCCAGAAGATGTCGAAGTCGCTGGGTAACTATGTCGGCATCACGGAACCGCCAGGGGAGATGTTCGGCAAGTTGATGTCGATCTCCGACGACTTGATGTGGCGGTACTTCGAACTGCTGAGCTTCCGGTCGATGTCGGAGATTAACGATTGGCGCAAGGCTGTCGCGGACGGTGCGAACCCTCGCGACGTCAAGTTTCGTCTCGGGGAGGAACTCGTCGATCGTTTTCACGGCGCCGGGGCAGGGGCGCAGGCGAGGAAGGATTTCATCGCTCGCTTCCAACAGGGAGCCATGCCCGAGGATATGCCCGAGGTCGAACTCGCCGGCGAATCCGGGGCATTGCCGATCGCCAATGTCCTCAGGGATGCCGGGTTGGCCGCCAGTACCTCGGAGGCGATGCGCCTCGTCAAACAGGGTGCGGTACGCATCGACGGCGAGCGGATCGAAGATCCACGGCTTCAGTGCGCGGCCGGCCCGAGTCGGGTCTTTCAGATCGGAAAACGCCGCTTTGCAAAGGTTTCGATTTTGTGA